Genomic DNA from Amycolatopsis alba DSM 44262:
GTCACCTGCCAGCACGACTTCTCGCTCGCTGCCTGAACACGGGCACGAGCGGCCAGCTCAGCGGACTTGCAGCGGTAGAGAGCTTCACCACGGCATCATCGGCCCGCCCCGGCCGCCGCAACGGCAGCCGGGGCGCCGACGTGCTCAGAACCTGGTCAAGACCCGGTCAGGCCGCGGTCCCCAGGTACGGCCGCCACAACGGGTCGGCCTCCTTGGAGTGGGCGAGCAGCCGCCAGTGCGGCCCGTGCGGGGCCCTCGGCACGACGCGCAGGCGCCAGCCGATCTCGGAAAGCATCTTGTCCGCCTTCCGGTGGTTGCACTTGGCGCAGCAGGCCACGCAGTTCGTCCAGCTGTGGGGACCTCCGCGACTGCGCGGGACGACGTGGTCGATGGTCTCGGCCCGCCCCCCGCAGTAGGCGCAGCGGTACCTGTCGCGATGCATCAGCCCGGCACGGGTCAGCGGCACCTGCGCGCGGTAGGGCACGCGCACGTAGGTGCTCAGCCGGATCACGGAAGGCACGGGCAACGAGACCGTGGCGGCGTGCAGTTCGAGCCCTCCGGGGTCGCCGTGCACCACCTCGGCCTTGCCGCACATCACGAGGACCACCGCGCGCCGCAACGGCAGCGCCGTGAGCGGCTCGAACGTGGCGTTCAACAGCAATACCCGTCTGCGGCCCCATGACGACGCTGTAGTCGTGGTGGGTACCGCCGTAGTCGACGGATCCCGCCCTCTACGCTGTCCGGGCGGGCGGGCAACACCCCCTGGCCGCGTTCCCGGCCCGCCCGGTGGAGCCCCGTGCGAGGGGGCACCTCCCGGATGGGCGCGCAACACGACCTCCGGCGCCTGTCCGGCCAAGGCTTGGCTCGGGACGCCGAGGGGGATGGGTTGTCGGTCTGGCACTCGACCACCTCCACCGGTGCAGGCATAGTCGACCACAGATCAGCCCCAAAGTGCACGTGTGTTACTGGACGTGTCATATGCGCGCGACCCGGCGGCCACATTGAAGTTGGCTGTTTCGCATCCGCCGGGGCGCCTGCCGCGCCGAGCAGCGCGGACGATTCCCGCCGAGTACGAAAGGACATTTCTTCTCCGTGAACCTGCTGCCCACCGAACCCCCGGCATGCACGAAGGACGCCAGCACCCTGTGCGGCCAGGTGTTCCAGGTCACAAACAACGAATGGCTCTCCGCGTCGGCCGGCTGGCTGCTGACGAAGCCGATCAAGATAGTGCTGATCGTCGCCGTGGCGTTCCTGCTGCGCTACGTGGTGCGGCGCCTGATCAACCGCGTGACGCGGATGCCCAGCGGCTCCTCGAAGCTGCCCGCCCTCTTGAGACCGCTGCGGGAGAAAGCTCCCGAAGTTCTCGGGTCCGCCGTGATGGAGCGACGCCGTCAGCGCGCCGCCAC
This window encodes:
- a CDS encoding HNH endonuclease, translated to MLLNATFEPLTALPLRRAVVLVMCGKAEVVHGDPGGLELHAATVSLPVPSVIRLSTYVRVPYRAQVPLTRAGLMHRDRYRCAYCGGRAETIDHVVPRSRGGPHSWTNCVACCAKCNHRKADKMLSEIGWRLRVVPRAPHGPHWRLLAHSKEADPLWRPYLGTAA